The Hemicordylus capensis ecotype Gifberg chromosome 6, rHemCap1.1.pri, whole genome shotgun sequence genome window below encodes:
- the LOC128328996 gene encoding la-related protein 6-like, with the protein MSLCNPGMALGFDTQLKCSTPVSVQGGPFSAFGFLPRTSRSVPLLNQEELVESLDGSPYDLNDLLSPGLLESSNCSMPDSQLVKRIVLQVEFYLSDENLSKDAFLLKHVQKNKMGFVSIKLLTSFKKVKYLTRDWRVTLYALQFSELLEVNEEGTKVRRKKPIPEYLVNIPPSKMLLAWNVLPQEQTVPASLLFQATFLDKITKLFSPFGDIVSIRILRPGKKLPSDVKKYSSRYPELLTKCCALVEYESLENARKAFEELGHSQVSSLGQAVKVVSLSGRGSKKKSTANQEDGEEMEKPSRKWASLLPEGLQHALEDSFFYSSSTESDSTPVSTPILPRNFLSAPVWPTTSLYNSASLAFKPNFFSIPYAGPLPLHKSLARPFCPLPLTTPKLGNNTSELKMPSDSCWDSGVGSEILWSPMPRGPAWTQSFHVKPEPLSSMPATKRMSEPFGIRPGVIRLPRGPDGTRGFYNTIGRGKFVLRH; encoded by the exons ATGTCTTTGTGCAATCCTGGAATGGCTTTGGGTTTTGACACCCAGCTGAAATGCAGCACCCCTGTCTCAGTCCAGGGGGGTCCTTTCTCTGCTTTTGGTTTCCTTCCTCGCACAAGTCGGTCTGTCCCCTTACTGAACCAAGAGGAGTTGGTGGAGAGCTTGGATGG GAGCCCCTATGACTTGAatgaccttctcagccctggtcTGCTTGAGAGCAGCAACTGCTCCATGCCAGACTCACAGCTGGTTAAGAGGATAGTGTTGCAAGTAGAATTCTACCTCTCAGATGAGAACTTGTCCAAGGATGCTTTCCTCCTGAAGCATGTGCAGAAGAACAAGATGGGGTTTGTGAGCATCAAGCTCTTGACATCTTTCAAAAAG GTGAAATATTTAACCAGAGACTGGCGGGTGACCCTCTATGCTCTGCAGTTCTCAGAGCTGCTGGAAGTCAATGAGGAAGGGACAAAAGTGAGGAGGAAGAAACCCATCCCAGAATATCTTGTGAACATTCCTCCAAGCAAAATGCTCCTGGCCTGGAATGTCCTCCCCCAGGAACAAACAGTTCCTGCCTCACTCTTATTCCAGGCAACCTTCCTTGACAAGATCACCAAGCTATTCAGCCCCTTTGGTGACATCGTCTCCATTCGCATCCTTCGGCCTGGCAAGAAGCTCCCTTCAGATGTGAAGAAGTATTCATCACGGTACCCTGAGCTCTTAACCAAGTGCTGTGCCTTAGTCGAGTATGAGAGTTTGGAGAATGCCCGGAAGGCTTTTGAGGAGCTGGGCCACAGCCAGGTCTCTTCTCTGGGGCAGGCTGTCAAAGTGGTCAGCCTCTCTGGAAGAGGTTCCAAAAAGAAGAGCACAGCCAATCAGGAAGATGGCGAGGAGATGGAGAAGCCTTCGAGGAAGTGGGCCAGCCTGTTGCCAGAAGGCCTCCAGCATGCTCTCGAAGACTCCTTCTTCTACAGCTCATCCACGGAGTCAGACAGCACCCCAGTTTCCACTCCCATCCTGCCTCGGAATTTCCTTTCTGCTCCCGTGTGGCCCACCACCAGCCTCTATAACTCTGCCAGCCTGGCCTTCAAACCAAACTTCTTCAGTATCCCATATGCTGGCCCTCTCCCACTGCACAAGTCACTGGCTCGGCCCTTCTGCCCCttgcctctcaccacccccaaGCTGGGCAACAACACTTCTGAATTGAAAATGCCATCTGACTCTTGCTGGGACAGTGGGGTGGGTTCTGAGATCCTGTGGTCGCCCATGCCACGAGGACCGGCCTGGACTCAATCCTTCCACGTGAAACCAGAGCCCTTGAGCTCAATGCCTGCTACCAAAAGGATGTCTGAACCGTTTGGCATCCGGCCAGGAGTGATCCGCCTCCCTCGAGGGCCAGATGGTACCAGGGGCTTCTACAATACCATTGGGCGGGGAAAATTTGTCTTGCGACACTAA